Proteins encoded together in one Gadus chalcogrammus isolate NIFS_2021 chromosome 18, NIFS_Gcha_1.0, whole genome shotgun sequence window:
- the LOC130371551 gene encoding LOW QUALITY PROTEIN: noggin-3-like (The sequence of the model RefSeq protein was modified relative to this genomic sequence to represent the inferred CDS: inserted 2 bases in 1 codon): protein MCQHYYLLRPIPSDTLPLVGIKEDRDPELDPKEKDLNETELRSILGSHFDPLFMSVAPLEDRYVGNEDTSDSEGDAXLQQKPTGLMPKEIKAMEFEIQHGKKQKPSKKLRRRLQLWLWSYASCPVVYAWHDLGHRFWPRYVKEGSCNNKRSCSVPEGMVCKPAKSAHFTILRWRCMQRKGGPKCAWIPVQYPVISECKCSCPN from the exons ATGTGCCAGCACTACTATCTCCTGCGTCCCATTCCGAGCGACACGCTTCCCTTGGTGGGGATTAAAGAGGATCGGGACCCTGAGCTGGACCCTAAGGAGAAAGATTTGAACGAAACGGAGCTGCGAAGTATCCTGGGCAGTCATTTCGACCCCCTTTTCATGTCCGTCGCCCCGCTGGAGGACCGATACGTGGGCAACGAGGACACCAGCGACTCGGAGGGGGacgc gctgcagcagaagccCACCGGGCTGATGCCCAAGGAGATCAAGGCCATGGAGTTCGAGATCCAGCACGGGAAGAAACAGAAGCCCAGCAAAAAGCTGCGGAGAAGGCTGCAACTGTGGCTCTGGTCCTACGCGTCCTGCCCGGTGGTTTACGCGTGGCACGACCTGGGCCACCGCTTCTGGCCGCGCTACGTGAAGGAGGGCAGCTGCAACAATAAGCGCTCTTGTTCGGTGCCCGAAGGGATGGTTTGCAAACCTGCCAAATCGGCGCATTTTACCATCCTACGATGGCGGTGCATGCAGAGAAAGGGTGGGCCGAAGTGCGCCTGGATACCCGTGCAGTACCCCGTCATATCGGAGTGCAAATGCTCCTGTCCAAACTGA